The following nucleotide sequence is from Sphingomonas telluris.
CGTCGACCAGGGCACCGGAAGCGTCACCATTCGCGCGCGCTTTCCCAACCCGCAGTCGATCCTTCTCCCCGGCATGTTCGTGACCGCCGAGTTCGCGCAGGCGGTGGACGTTTCGGCTTTCCTAGTACCGCAGTCCGCCGTGTCCCGCGATCCGAAGGGCAATGCCACGGTATGGGTCGTTGGTCCGGGCAATCGCGCCGTGCAGCGCACCGTGGTCGCCGAGCGCACGACCGGAGAATATTGGGTCGTCACCCAGGGGCTGGCGGCGGGCGAAAAGGTCATCACGCAGGGCATCGCGAACCTCAAGGACGGTGCGCCGATCAAGCCCGTGCCCGCCACCGCACCACAGAAGCTGCAGGCTCCGCCGGCCGGCGCGAACAGCAATCCGGCAGCGCGGCGGCCGTAACCCTTTATGTCGCGCATCTTCATCGAGCGCCCAATCTTCGCTTGGGTGATCGCGATCATCATCATGCTGATGGGGATTGGGGCGATCACGGCCCTGCCCGTCGCTCAATATCCGGATGTCGCACCGACCCAGATCAACGTCCGAGCCACCTACCCCGGCGCATCGGCCGCGACCCTCGAATCCAGCGTCACGCAGGTGCTCGAGCGGCAGCTGACGGGCATCGACGGCCTGCTCTACTTCCAGTCGTCATCGACCGCGCGCGGACAGGTGAACATCTCCGCGACGTTCCAGAAGGGCATCGACCCGGACATCGCGCAGGTTCAGGTCCAGAATAAGATCCAGCAGGCTATCTCGCGGCTGCCGCAGCAGGTGCAGCAGCAGGGCGTCACGGTCACCAAGGGTGCGCCCGACCTGCTGCTGATCGTCGGCATCTATGACGAGACCGACAAGAGCACGAACTTCGACGTTTCCGACTGGCTGACGACGAACATGCAGGACGAGCTGTCGCGCGTCCCCGGCGTCGGCGACGTCAACGTGTTCGGATCGTCCTACGCGATGCGCATCTGGCTCGACCCGCAGAAGCTGGCGAGTTTCCACTTGATGCCCGGCGACGTAATCACGGCCATTCAGAACCAGAACACGGAAGTCGCGGCGGGCGAGATCGGCGGATTGCCGCAGCCCGAGGGCCAGATGATCAATGCGACGGTGACGGCGCAGTCGCGCTTGCAGACGCCCGAGCAATTCCGCGAAATCATCGTGAAGTCGGACCCCTCCGGCGCGCGCGTTCGACTTGCCGATATCGGGCGGGTCGAGCTTGGCGCGGAGAACTATTCCGCGCTGATCCGCGCGAACGGCCACCCGGGCGCCGGTATCGGCATCAGCCTGGAGCCCGGAGCCAATGCGCTGCGCACCGCGGAGCTGGTGAAGGCCAAGGTCGAGCAGCTCGCGCCGCGCATGCCCGAAGGCTTCCACTACGCGTACGCGAACGACACGACCAACTTCATCAAGCTGTCGGTGAAGGAAGTGGTGAAGACCTTGTTCGAGGCGATCATCCTGGTGGTGATCGTGATGTTCGTCTTCCTGCAGAGCTGGCGGGCAACCCTGATCCCGTTCATCGCGGTGCCGGTGGTCCTGCTCGGCACGTTCGCGATCCTCTACGTGCTCGGATTCTCGATCAACACGATGACACTGTTCGGGCTGGTTCTGGCGACCGGCCTTCTCGTCGACGACGCCATCGTAGTCGTCGAGAATGTCGAGCGGCTCATGCACGAGAATCCGGACATGTCGCCGCGTGAAGCGACGATCGAGTCCATGAACCAGATTCAGATGGCGCTGGTCGCCATCGCGCTGGTGCTGTCCGCAGTGTTCCTGCCAATGGTCTTCTTCGGCGGATCAACGGGCGTCATCTACCGCCAGTTCTCGGCGACCATCGTGTCCGCGATGGCGCTGTCCGTCTTCATCGCGCTCACGCTTAGCCCGGCGATCGCGGCGAACCTTCTGAAGCGCAATCACGCCACGGTGGAAGAGACATGGCTTGGACGGTCCGCGCCGCGCGTAGCGCATACGGTCGAGCGCGGACGCGTGAAGTTCAACGAGGGGTTCGACCGACTAGTCCACTGGTACGTCGGGACCGTTCAACGGCTTGTCGACCGCAAGTGGATTGTCCTCGGCGTCTACGGCCTCGTCTGCATCATCCTCGCTTTGCTGTTCGTGAGGCTTCCGACGGGCTTCCTGCCGACAGAAGACCAAGGCGCGGCGCTCGTCCAGTTTCGTCTTCCGGCAGGCGCGACCATGACACGCACCCGCGAGGTGCAGCTGGCCGTCGAGGATTACTTTCTGCGCGGGCCCGAAAGGAAGAATGTGAAGACCTACTTCACTGTAGCCGGCGGCGGCCAGGGCGCGGCGGGGCAGAACAGCGGCCAAGCCTTCATCAATCTCGCCGATTGGGACGAGCGTTCGGGCAAGGAAAATTCGGCCGACGGCATCGTGCAGCGGGCGTCGGGAGCCTTCCGCAACCTCCGCGACGCGCAGGTCTTCGCGCTCGTGCCCGGCGCGATCCGCGGCCTCGGCCAGTCGACCGGCTTCACCATGGAGCTGCTGAACACCGGCGGCATGGGCGAGGAAGAGTTCCAGGCGGCACGAGACCAGCTTCTCGCGCAGGCCGCGACGGACAACACGCTGACCTCGGTTCGCCAGAGCGAATTGCCGGACGTCGCGAGCCTGAAGGTGGACTTCGACCAGGAGAGGCTGTCCGCGCTCGGCCTCAATTCCGCGGACGTGAACAGCACGCTGTCGACGGCGTGGGGCGGTAGGTACGTCAACGACTTCATCGATCGCGGGCGCGTGAAGCGAGTCTATGTGCAGGGCGACGCGGCTTATCGCGCGGCTCCCGGCGACATCGACCAATGGTTCGTGCGGAACAACACGGGCGGAATGGTGCCGTTCTCGGCCTTCTCGCAGACCTCGTGGATGACGACACCCACCAGCGCGTCGCGCTTCCTTGGCTACCCGTCGTACGAGATCCAGGGCCAGGGCGCTCCGGGCGTGAGCTCGGGACAGGCGATGGAGCGGATCGAGGAAATCGCAGCGAAGATCCCCGGAATCGACGTCGCCTGGGCCGGCCAGTCGTACCAGGAGCGGCTCTCGTCGGGTCAGGCGCCGATCCTCTACGGCGTCGCGCTGCTCGTCGTCTTCCTCTGCCTCGCCGCTCTGTACGAGAGCTGGTCGATTCCGGTCGCCGTGCTGCTCGTCATTCCGCTCGGCCTCGTCGGGTCCATCTTCGCAGTCACGCTGCGGGGCATGGAGAATGACGTCTACCTGCAGGTGGGACTCATCACGACCATGGGCCTGTCCGCGAAGAACGCCATCCTGATGGTCGAGTTCGCCGAGCGTGCCGAGCGCGAGGGCAAGCGCGTCATCGACGCGGCGATCGAAGCGGCGCGTATCCGGCTGCGGCCGATCCTGATGACCAGCTTCGCCTTCATCTTCGGCGTGCTTCCGCTGGCGCTGGCGACCGGCGCCGGCGCGAACAGCCGCGCAGCTATCGGCACCGCAGTTGTCGGCGGCATGCTGACCGCGACTATCCTCGCCGTCTTTTACATTCCCTTCTTCTTCGTACTGGTTCGCCGGAGCGTTCGAGACGGCCTGATCACCGTGCGCGAGCGGATGCGGAAGCGGCGGGGGGCCCAGGCATGAAGCACGTGACTGCTCTCGTCGCACTGCTCGCGACGTCCTGTGCGTCGATGGAGCCGGCATATGTTCGTCCGAATCCGTCGATCCCGGCAAGCTGGCCGGCGGGCGACCCGTATTTGCGGCAATCCGAAGCGACGCTCCCCGCCGTCACCTACCAGCAGATATTCCGCGACGCCCGGCTGCAATCGCTGATCGAGCAGGCTCTGGCGAACAATCGCGACCTGCGCATCGCCGCTGCGAACATCGCCGCGGCGCAAGAGCAGGTCCGTATTCAGCGGGCGCAGCAATTCCCGCAGGTCGACGGCGGCGCGGGCGCGACCGTTACCGGATCGCGGTCGGAGGGCGGCGGCTCGAACATCAACGCCAACTATAATCTGGGCCTGTCAGTCCCGCGCTGGGAAGTCGACTTGTTCGGACGGCTCCGTTCGCTGACCAGCGTCGAGTTCAGCCGCTATCTCGCGACCGAAGCCGGTGCCCGCGCGACGCGCCTGACGCTCGTCGCGAACGTCGCGGATGCGTGGCTCAACTATGCTGCGGACGCCAGCCTGCTGCTTATCTCGCAGCAGACGGTCGCGAGCGCTCAGAAGAGCGTGCGGCTGACGCGTGCGCGGCTGGAAGGCGGCGTCGCGCCGCGGACCGACCTGCGCCAAGCCGAGCAGATTCTCAGCGCCGCCCAAGCCGACGTCGCACAACAGCGAACGGCGCTCGCGCAGGACGTGAACCTGCTGCAGCTGCTCGTCGGCGCGCCGTTCGATCCGAAGCTTCTACCGGCCTCGATCGACCAGGCCGCGCCGACCATTGCCGAGCTTCCGGCCGGCATCGATTCCTACGTACTGTTGCGGCGGCCCGACGTGGTCGAAGCGGAGTACCAGCTGCGCGCCGCCAATGCGCAGATCGGCGCCGCGCGTGCGGCGCTCTTCCCGCGCATCACGCTAACGGGATTGCTCGGCCTTGCGAGCACCGCGCTCGGCAGCCTGTTCAGCGGCGGAGCTTTCGGCTTCAGCGCAGGCGCCGACGCGACACAGACGATCTTTGATGCCGGCGCTCGCCGAGCGACGGTTCGCCAGACGGAGGCTCAGCGCGAGGCCGCGGTCGCCACTTATCAGCGCACGGTTCAAACGGCCTTTCGGGAAGTCGCCGACGCGCTCGCCCGCCGCGGCACCATGATGGACGAGATCGCCGCACGGCAGCGGCAGCAGGCGGCCTCAGGCGACAACTACATGCTGTCGGAAGCGCGCTATCGAAACGGCGTCGACACCTTCCTCAGCGTGCTCGATTCCCAGCGGTCCTACTACGCGGCGCAGCAGTTGCACGTACTCGCCCAGCGGACAGCCGCGTCGAACCTCGTAGATTTGTATCAAACGCTCGGCGGAGATTCACTTTACCCCGTGGAGACGCCGACGACCGGAGCGCCGACGCCTCAGCGCTAGGATCAGTGCTGCATCTGCAGGTTCGTCATCTCCGGACCCGGCATCATGTTCGCGTTCATATGCGACATGATCCAGATGGTCCCGACCATCACCAGGAAGACGATGAGCACGCCGAAGGCGAGCGCCAGCACGTTGTTCGTGTTGTCCGGGCCGCTGGTGATGTGAAGGAAGAAGACGAGGTGCACGCCCATCTGCGCGATGGCCAGCACGACGAGCCCGACCGCGACGCCCGGACCCCACAACACGCCCGTCGAAGCGACCCAAAAGGACACGCCGGTCAGGATCAGCGCCAGCGCAAGGCCGATGACGTAGGCGAGCGTCTCGCTGAGAATGTTGCTGTGCGGCTGCCCCGGGGCGACGTCGAGCAGATGGTCTTCTTGCGGTTCGGTCATGGAAGCGTCCCGATCAGGTAGACGATCGTGAAAATGGCGACCCAGATGATGTCGAGCGCGTGCCAGAAGATGCTGAGGCAGAGCAGCCGGCGGACGATGTGCTCCTTGAAGCCCTTGGCCCAGATCTGAGCCATCATCGTGCCGATCCACAGCAGGCCGGCCGTGACGTGCGCGCCGTGGCATCCGACGAGGGTGAAGAAGGACGACAGGAACGCGCTGCGCTGCGGCGGCGCCCCTTCGCCAATCATGTGAGCGAACTCGTAGAACTCGATGAACAGGAAGACGGCGCCGAGCAGGCCGGTCACGAGCAGCCAGATCTGCGTCAAGTTCATGTTCTTGCGCTTCGCCGCGATCATCGCGAGACCACAGGTGAAGCTCGACAGGAGCAGCGCCAGGGTCTCGATGGCAACCAGAGTGCGGTCGAACAGCTGGTTGGTCGTCGGTCCGCCGTCGGTCGCATTCACCAGCGAAGCGTAGGTGGCGAACAGGGCCGAGAAGAGGACCATGTCCGAAAGGACGAAAAGCCAGAAGCCGTACGGGACGACGATGCTCTTCGATTCCGGACCACGATGGCCGAGACCCGTGTCTTCCGATCCGCTGTGCGTCAGTCCGATTGTTGCTGCTTCGGTTGTCATGTGGACTGGCTCAGACTGTGAAGATGTTCCATGCGGATGCGGCGGCGCTCGCGAGCGTTCGTCCGGACTTCGTCGACCGGGACGATATGCTCATGCTCGTCCTGCCAGGCGTACCAGACGAAGACCGCGAAGGCCCCAATGAGTCCGAGGATGGCCAGCCACCAGATGTGCCAGATGACCGCGAACCCGCAGACGGACGCGAAGAAGGCGCAGATCACTCCGACGGGCGTGCTCACGGGCATTTCGATCGGCTGATAGTCCGGCTCCTTAATGAGCTGGTCCATCTTGATGGCCGTCTGCTTGCGCGTCCAATAGGCCTCCTCGCCATGGACGTCGGGCAGCACCGCAAAATTGTAGTGCGGCGGCGGCGATAGGGTCAGCCACTCGAGCGTGCGTCCGTCCCACGGATCGCCGGTGACATCCAAGCGCTGCTCGCGCGTCTTGATCGAATAGAGCAGCTGCACGACGGTCAGGACGATGCCCGCGCCGATGATCACCGCTCCGAAGAGCTCGAGGTGGAGCCAGGGCGCCCAGCTGGGGTCCGGGATGTGCTGCATGCGCCGCGTTGCGCCGTAGAAGCCGAGCAGGTAGCTGGGCATGAAAGCCAGGTGGAAGCCGATGAACCAGCACCAGAAGACGGCCTTCCCGAGCCGCTCGTCGAGCGTGAAACCAAAGGCCTTCGGGAACCAGTATGTGTAGCCCGCCATCAACGCGAAAACGACGCCGCCAATGATGACCTGATGGAAGTGGGCAACCAGGAACAGGCTGTTGTGCACGACGAAATCGACGGGCGGGATCGCCAGCAGGACGCCCGTCAATCCGCCGACGACAAAGGTCAGCATGAAGCCGATCAGGTAATGCATCGGCACGGTGAAACGCACGCGGCCGCCGTACATCGTGAACAGCCAGTTATAGATCTTCACGCCGGTCGGAATGCCGATGACCATGCTGGCGATGCCGAAGATCGCGTTGATGTTCGCGCCCGCCCCCATCGTGAAGAAGTGGTGCAGCCAGACCATGAACGAGATGATGCAGATCGCGAGC
It contains:
- a CDS encoding multidrug efflux RND transporter permease subunit, whose protein sequence is MSRIFIERPIFAWVIAIIIMLMGIGAITALPVAQYPDVAPTQINVRATYPGASAATLESSVTQVLERQLTGIDGLLYFQSSSTARGQVNISATFQKGIDPDIAQVQVQNKIQQAISRLPQQVQQQGVTVTKGAPDLLLIVGIYDETDKSTNFDVSDWLTTNMQDELSRVPGVGDVNVFGSSYAMRIWLDPQKLASFHLMPGDVITAIQNQNTEVAAGEIGGLPQPEGQMINATVTAQSRLQTPEQFREIIVKSDPSGARVRLADIGRVELGAENYSALIRANGHPGAGIGISLEPGANALRTAELVKAKVEQLAPRMPEGFHYAYANDTTNFIKLSVKEVVKTLFEAIILVVIVMFVFLQSWRATLIPFIAVPVVLLGTFAILYVLGFSINTMTLFGLVLATGLLVDDAIVVVENVERLMHENPDMSPREATIESMNQIQMALVAIALVLSAVFLPMVFFGGSTGVIYRQFSATIVSAMALSVFIALTLSPAIAANLLKRNHATVEETWLGRSAPRVAHTVERGRVKFNEGFDRLVHWYVGTVQRLVDRKWIVLGVYGLVCIILALLFVRLPTGFLPTEDQGAALVQFRLPAGATMTRTREVQLAVEDYFLRGPERKNVKTYFTVAGGGQGAAGQNSGQAFINLADWDERSGKENSADGIVQRASGAFRNLRDAQVFALVPGAIRGLGQSTGFTMELLNTGGMGEEEFQAARDQLLAQAATDNTLTSVRQSELPDVASLKVDFDQERLSALGLNSADVNSTLSTAWGGRYVNDFIDRGRVKRVYVQGDAAYRAAPGDIDQWFVRNNTGGMVPFSAFSQTSWMTTPTSASRFLGYPSYEIQGQGAPGVSSGQAMERIEEIAAKIPGIDVAWAGQSYQERLSSGQAPILYGVALLVVFLCLAALYESWSIPVAVLLVIPLGLVGSIFAVTLRGMENDVYLQVGLITTMGLSAKNAILMVEFAERAEREGKRVIDAAIEAARIRLRPILMTSFAFIFGVLPLALATGAGANSRAAIGTAVVGGMLTATILAVFYIPFFFVLVRRSVRDGLITVRERMRKRRGAQA
- a CDS encoding efflux transporter outer membrane subunit → MKHVTALVALLATSCASMEPAYVRPNPSIPASWPAGDPYLRQSEATLPAVTYQQIFRDARLQSLIEQALANNRDLRIAAANIAAAQEQVRIQRAQQFPQVDGGAGATVTGSRSEGGGSNINANYNLGLSVPRWEVDLFGRLRSLTSVEFSRYLATEAGARATRLTLVANVADAWLNYAADASLLLISQQTVASAQKSVRLTRARLEGGVAPRTDLRQAEQILSAAQADVAQQRTALAQDVNLLQLLVGAPFDPKLLPASIDQAAPTIAELPAGIDSYVLLRRPDVVEAEYQLRAANAQIGAARAALFPRITLTGLLGLASTALGSLFSGGAFGFSAGADATQTIFDAGARRATVRQTEAQREAAVATYQRTVQTAFREVADALARRGTMMDEIAARQRQQAASGDNYMLSEARYRNGVDTFLSVLDSQRSYYAAQQLHVLAQRTAASNLVDLYQTLGGDSLYPVETPTTGAPTPQR
- the cyoD gene encoding cytochrome o ubiquinol oxidase subunit IV: MTEPQEDHLLDVAPGQPHSNILSETLAYVIGLALALILTGVSFWVASTGVLWGPGVAVGLVVLAIAQMGVHLVFFLHITSGPDNTNNVLALAFGVLIVFLVMVGTIWIMSHMNANMMPGPEMTNLQMQH
- the cyoC gene encoding cytochrome o ubiquinol oxidase subunit III — protein: MTTEAATIGLTHSGSEDTGLGHRGPESKSIVVPYGFWLFVLSDMVLFSALFATYASLVNATDGGPTTNQLFDRTLVAIETLALLLSSFTCGLAMIAAKRKNMNLTQIWLLVTGLLGAVFLFIEFYEFAHMIGEGAPPQRSAFLSSFFTLVGCHGAHVTAGLLWIGTMMAQIWAKGFKEHIVRRLLCLSIFWHALDIIWVAIFTIVYLIGTLP
- a CDS encoding cbb3-type cytochrome c oxidase subunit I; amino-acid sequence: MSVIFGKLTWDAIPFHEPIPLITSAVVLAAVAAIAVWVWRNGWWPYLRDEYITSTDHKRIGIMYIVLALLMLVRGFADAIMMRLQQSMAIGASQGYLTPEHYNQIFSAHGTIMIFFVAMPFVIGFMNFVVPLQLGVRDVAFPTMNNVSFWLTASGALLINLSLFIGEFARTGWLAFPPLSEKEFSPGVGVDYYLVALQISGVGTVLTSVNFVTTILKIRAPGMSYFRMPVFCWTSLASNLLILAAFPVLTVTLGLLMLDRYLDFHFFTNDGGGNSMLYMNLIWVWGHPEVYILALPAFGIYSEVAATFSGKPLFGYRSMVFATLAICIISFMVWLHHFFTMGAGANINAIFGIASMVIGIPTGVKIYNWLFTMYGGRVRFTVPMHYLIGFMLTFVVGGLTGVLLAIPPVDFVVHNSLFLVAHFHQVIIGGVVFALMAGYTYWFPKAFGFTLDERLGKAVFWCWFIGFHLAFMPSYLLGFYGATRRMQHIPDPSWAPWLHLELFGAVIIGAGIVLTVVQLLYSIKTREQRLDVTGDPWDGRTLEWLTLSPPPHYNFAVLPDVHGEEAYWTRKQTAIKMDQLIKEPDYQPIEMPVSTPVGVICAFFASVCGFAVIWHIWWLAILGLIGAFAVFVWYAWQDEHEHIVPVDEVRTNARERRRIRMEHLHSLSQST